In Psychrilyobacter piezotolerans, the following are encoded in one genomic region:
- a CDS encoding NACHT domain-containing protein — MKKEMVTHYLEKIPDLLNGVINYIGEEGDTLLKDVNGITGLILKVFTKPLINECTKAVEKNKLEEFGRNTYLMAALTQGKESFEYVNDDIRFKVLNGEVLKKIKTAFKNDTDKSTELLNTLRFDYTKHPIILKIKSIYKNIFNELGESDEVMSKFILHFNTNIEEQIKTKFGDSFNNHQISIENFWLKEKELDLLEDIKKLEKIGFQEDENLEYETTYAKWVEVTNYKSPHNEIDENEYSEINELIEEYFKNDEDNLDKILFIIADFGKGKSVFMKYLASQLAKEYLECMEGKFPIYINLREFSQYSDDSKLGLVSNFLIKKYQIDISEEHYKKREYVFLFDGLDESGELRAENIDKVIESIRRIQRLDMSICRKNRIIITSRPINEGLKSHLCKYKPKETIKEGCCPIPNYLSILGFKNEQVNNYIYKNLKKIVQDKSKYTNFSKKIIDSLEDQKINIAKMLIEDQVISADELRRPIFSYMMFQLIIKNIDFNKYGKIGIYMTFLNLLTKDAKHVKDINYNVSLKEEFEFRNILHAISALWMVERHTGNQGILKKSDICRTIKGNKIDDNDNVVLEKFKKIKDIQFLSHSYFGEDGNTLHFHHQSFAEILLAEYYLKAIIKYSLDKQSNAEELGMKLTLGEPTDQTMEFLTNLMIMLRESSVEEANEEILEKRKLLLPIIASLGIDQNNNLYSSHIDYTWNEKYMCDEYLSHINEEMLRDWPIKGKTIQKIIDTMYELFESDNTNLFVKGKQNSSLFNEEIYSINNYMVNSNLKIDKWIALLVGNTLYNDKNKEKFFNKKLKMENIISLWKDRNYTHGSSSPEWGNQLFNGLDFNHKDNDNYFNHQDNDVFFKRWNAINYLDLGEVDFSNSIFKNISFRNCNLYNSNFENSNLINISFFNCNCGYINFENVKIKNLELN, encoded by the coding sequence TTGAAGAAAGAAATGGTGACACATTATTTGGAAAAAATACCTGATTTATTAAATGGGGTAATTAATTATATTGGAGAAGAGGGTGATACGTTACTTAAGGATGTTAATGGAATCACTGGATTGATTTTAAAGGTTTTTACAAAACCCTTAATTAATGAATGTACTAAAGCAGTTGAAAAAAATAAATTGGAAGAGTTTGGACGGAATACATATTTAATGGCTGCATTAACACAAGGAAAAGAATCTTTTGAGTACGTTAATGATGATATTCGGTTTAAGGTTTTAAATGGTGAAGTGTTAAAAAAAATTAAAACCGCTTTTAAAAATGATACTGATAAATCAACAGAATTATTAAATACATTAAGATTTGATTATACAAAACATCCAATCATTTTAAAAATTAAATCTATTTATAAAAATATATTTAATGAATTGGGTGAGTCAGATGAAGTAATGAGTAAATTTATACTGCATTTTAATACTAATATTGAAGAACAGATAAAAACTAAATTTGGGGATAGTTTTAATAATCATCAAATTTCAATTGAAAATTTTTGGTTAAAAGAAAAAGAATTAGATTTATTAGAAGATATTAAAAAGCTTGAAAAAATTGGTTTTCAAGAAGATGAAAATTTAGAATATGAAACAACATATGCCAAATGGGTAGAGGTAACTAATTATAAATCACCTCATAATGAAATTGATGAAAATGAATATTCTGAAATTAACGAGTTAATTGAAGAATATTTTAAAAATGATGAAGATAATTTAGATAAGATATTATTTATTATAGCTGATTTTGGGAAAGGAAAATCAGTATTTATGAAATATCTTGCTTCTCAATTGGCAAAAGAATATCTTGAATGTATGGAAGGAAAATTCCCAATTTATATTAATTTAAGAGAATTTAGCCAGTATTCAGATGACAGTAAATTAGGCTTAGTTTCCAATTTTTTGATAAAAAAATATCAAATAGACATATCAGAAGAACACTATAAAAAAAGAGAATATGTATTTTTATTTGACGGGTTAGATGAAAGCGGAGAATTAAGGGCAGAAAATATTGATAAGGTTATTGAAAGTATTCGTAGGATTCAACGGCTTGATATGTCAATCTGTCGAAAAAATAGAATAATTATTACTTCTAGACCAATTAATGAAGGATTAAAGAGTCATTTATGTAAATATAAGCCAAAAGAAACAATAAAAGAGGGTTGTTGTCCTATACCAAATTATTTATCTATTCTAGGATTTAAAAATGAACAGGTAAATAATTATATTTATAAAAATTTAAAGAAAATAGTTCAGGATAAATCTAAATATACTAATTTTTCAAAAAAAATAATCGATAGCTTAGAAGATCAAAAAATTAACATTGCTAAAATGTTAATAGAAGATCAAGTGATTTCAGCTGATGAACTAAGACGTCCTATTTTTTCATATATGATGTTTCAATTGATAATAAAAAATATTGATTTTAATAAGTATGGAAAAATAGGTATTTATATGACATTTTTAAATTTATTGACAAAAGATGCTAAGCACGTTAAGGACATTAATTATAACGTTAGCTTAAAAGAAGAATTTGAATTCAGAAATATTTTACATGCAATTTCAGCTTTATGGATGGTAGAAAGACATACTGGAAATCAAGGAATTTTGAAAAAATCTGATATTTGCAGAACCATTAAAGGTAATAAAATTGATGATAATGATAATGTTGTCCTTGAAAAATTTAAAAAGATTAAAGATATTCAATTTTTATCTCATTCTTATTTTGGTGAAGATGGAAATACACTTCACTTTCATCATCAATCATTTGCTGAAATATTATTAGCCGAATATTATTTAAAAGCTATAATTAAGTACTCATTAGACAAACAGTCAAATGCTGAAGAATTAGGGATGAAGTTAACGCTCGGAGAACCAACTGATCAGACAATGGAATTTCTCACAAATTTAATGATTATGTTAAGAGAATCTTCAGTTGAAGAGGCTAATGAAGAAATCTTAGAAAAAAGAAAGCTTCTCCTCCCAATAATTGCATCTTTAGGAATTGATCAAAACAACAATTTATATTCATCGCACATAGACTATACATGGAATGAAAAATACATGTGTGATGAATATTTATCACACATTAATGAAGAAATGTTACGGGATTGGCCAATAAAAGGTAAAACAATTCAAAAGATTATAGATACAATGTATGAATTATTTGAATCAGATAATACAAATTTATTTGTTAAGGGGAAACAAAATTCATCATTGTTTAATGAAGAAATTTATTCAATAAACAATTATATGGTTAATTCCAATTTAAAAATTGATAAATGGATTGCACTACTAGTTGGAAATACTTTATATAATGATAAAAACAAAGAGAAGTTTTTTAACAAAAAATTAAAAATGGAAAATATAATTTCTTTGTGGAAAGATAGAAATTATACTCATGGATCAAGTTCACCTGAATGGGGAAATCAATTATTCAATGGTTTAGATTTTAATCATAAAGATAATGATAATTATTTTAATCATCAAGACAATGATGTTTTTTTTAAAAGATGGAATGCAATTAATTATTTAGATTTAGGGGAGGTAGATTTTTCAAATAGTATATTTAAAAATATTTCATTTAGAAATTGCAATTTATATAACTCTAATTTTGAAAATTCAAATTTAATTAACATAAGTTTTTTTAATTGTAATTGCGGTTATATAAATTTTGAAAACGTTAAAATAAAAAATTTAGAATTAAATGA
- a CDS encoding peptidase U32 family protein: MKKRVELLAPAGNFEKLEMAFHYGADAVFLGGKEFSLRAGGHNFDREELVEAVKYAHARDKKVWVALNIIPHNDEMDALPEYVQFLEKTAGVDGVIVADLGILEIVKENSNLHISASTQASNTNWRSVKMWQEMGASRVVLAREVSLENIKEIRAHVPDIEIEVFIHGALCMSVSGRCLLSNYMIGRDANRGDCAQSCRWQYNVMEEDNNGDKQPVYSEDDPTHIFNSKDLCTIEFIDQILDAGVDSLKIEGRMKGIYYVATAVKVYREAVNRYYEGNFKYSEKWLKELETMSHRKYTSGFYFNKPNSDSQNYNNRNSYSQSHKLVAKVAEKLSENEYILEVRNKIFTGEELEVASNNGQPKIIVLPEMEITKKRITSMVTDANPNSVVRVKIDADINRLDMIRRVLPEAE, translated from the coding sequence ATGAAAAAAAGAGTAGAACTGTTAGCTCCAGCAGGGAATTTTGAGAAGTTAGAGATGGCTTTTCATTATGGTGCTGATGCAGTATTTTTAGGCGGGAAAGAATTTAGTTTAAGAGCAGGGGGACACAACTTTGACAGAGAAGAGTTAGTGGAAGCTGTTAAATATGCTCATGCAAGGGATAAAAAAGTATGGGTAGCGCTAAATATAATCCCGCATAACGATGAGATGGATGCACTGCCGGAGTATGTACAGTTTTTAGAAAAAACAGCTGGAGTAGATGGTGTAATAGTAGCAGATTTAGGGATTTTGGAGATAGTTAAGGAAAACTCAAACTTACACATAAGTGCAAGTACTCAGGCAAGTAACACTAACTGGAGATCGGTTAAGATGTGGCAGGAGATGGGTGCTTCGAGAGTTGTTTTGGCTCGTGAAGTTTCCCTGGAAAACATCAAAGAAATCAGAGCTCATGTACCGGATATTGAAATAGAAGTATTTATCCATGGAGCACTATGTATGTCTGTATCAGGTAGATGCTTACTCAGTAACTATATGATAGGAAGAGATGCAAACCGTGGAGACTGTGCCCAGTCCTGCAGATGGCAGTATAATGTCATGGAAGAGGATAATAACGGGGATAAGCAACCTGTTTATTCTGAAGATGATCCTACACATATATTTAACTCAAAAGATCTATGCACAATTGAATTTATAGATCAGATATTAGATGCAGGTGTGGATTCACTAAAAATTGAAGGAAGAATGAAGGGTATTTATTATGTTGCCACAGCTGTAAAAGTTTACAGGGAAGCAGTCAATAGATACTATGAAGGAAACTTTAAATATAGTGAAAAGTGGTTAAAAGAACTTGAAACAATGTCCCATAGGAAATATACATCTGGGTTCTATTTTAATAAACCAAATTCAGATTCACAAAATTATAACAATAGAAATTCATACAGTCAGAGTCATAAATTAGTTGCAAAAGTAGCGGAGAAACTAAGTGAAAATGAATATATCTTAGAAGTAAGAAATAAAATATTTACTGGGGAAGAGCTGGAAGTAGCAAGTAATAACGGCCAGCCGAAGATCATTGTGCTGCCGGAGATGGAGATTACAAAGAAGAGAATAACAAGTATGGTAACTGATGCTAATCCTAACTCTGTTGTAAGGGTAAAGATAGATGCAGATATCAACAGACTTGATATGATAAGAAGAGTTTTACCAGAAGCAGAATAG